A part of Leptospira neocaledonica genomic DNA contains:
- a CDS encoding polyketide cyclase: MWKYEYNTTVKGIDAESLWKARADVANWPTWDSDIEWTKIEGEVSVGKEFVLKPKGGFVCKVLITESEKPFVFGDVTYLTGAKMKFLHSFKPSQEGTEIKVELSISGPLGFLWKKIIGEEQAKGMEKEISRFAELVREEVR, encoded by the coding sequence ATGTGGAAGTACGAGTATAATACAACAGTAAAAGGAATAGATGCAGAATCCCTTTGGAAAGCGAGGGCCGATGTTGCGAACTGGCCTACATGGGATTCGGACATTGAATGGACTAAGATAGAAGGAGAAGTTTCAGTAGGTAAGGAATTTGTCCTAAAACCTAAGGGAGGATTTGTCTGTAAGGTTCTGATCACTGAATCTGAAAAACCCTTTGTATTTGGAGACGTGACCTATCTGACTGGGGCAAAAATGAAATTTTTACATTCTTTTAAACCGAGCCAAGAAGGAACGGAGATAAAAGTGGAGCTTAGTATTTCGGGTCCTCTAGGCTTTCTTTGGAAAAAAATCATTGGCGAAGAACAGGCTAAGGGGATGGAAAAAGAAATCAGCAGGTTTGCCGAATTAGTCAGGGAAGAAGTAAGATGA